In Macrotis lagotis isolate mMagLag1 chromosome 8, bilby.v1.9.chrom.fasta, whole genome shotgun sequence, a single genomic region encodes these proteins:
- the LOC141496341 gene encoding prickle-like protein 2, whose product MPDLSKDSGMNVSEKLSNMGTLNSSMQFRSAESVRSLLSAQQYQDMESNLHQLSTPIRYRDLQSRGRMHQSFDLDGGISSSKLPGQDGVRIQPMSERTRRRASPRDDARRFRPHRSRRSRRSRSDNALHLASEREAICRLKERPPLRAREDYDQFMHQRSYRESMEQGSRRELYGQCPRTVSDLALQNAFGERWGPYFAEYDWCSTCSSSSESDNEGYFLGEPIPQPARLRYVTSEELLHKYSSYGTPKSSTLGGRGQLHSRKRQKSKNCIIS is encoded by the coding sequence ATGCCTGATCTGAGCAAAGACTCAGGGATGAACGTCTCGGAGAAACTGAGCAACATGGGGACCCTCAATTCATCCATGCAGTTCCGAAGCGCAGAGTCGGTCCGCAGCCTCCTGTCTGCCCAGCAGTACCAGGATATGGAGAGCAACCTGCACCAGCTGTCTACCCCCATCAGATACAGGGACCTACAGTCTCGAGGAAGGATGCACCAGAGCTTCGACCTCGATGGGGGCATCTCCAGCAGCAAGCTGCCAGGCCAGGATGGAGTCAGGATCCAGCCGATGAGCGAACGTACCCGCCGGCGGGCGAGCCCCCGGGATGATGCCCGCCGCTTTCGGCCCCACCGCTCCCGCCGCTCCCGGAGATCCCGTTCTGACAATGCCCTGCACCTGGCCAGTGAGAGGGAGGCCATCTGCCGGTTGAAAGAACGGCCCCCGCTGAGAGCCCGGGAGGACTATGACCAGTTCATGCATCAGAGGAGCTACAGGGAGAGCATGGAGCAGGGGTCCCGCCGGGAACTGTATGGGCAGTGCCCACGGACTGTCTCCGACCTGGCTCTGCAGAATGCCTTTGGGGAGCGCTGGGGACCCTACTTTGCCGAGTACGACTGGTGTTCCACCTGCTCCTCCTCTTCGGAATCCGACAATGAGGGCTATTTCCTGGGGGAACCGATCCCCCAACCGGCCCGTCTACGGTACGTCACCAGTGAAGAGCTTCTCCATAAGTACAGCTCCTATGGAACCCCCAAATCCTCCACGTTGGGAGGCAGAGGACAGTTGCATAGCCGGAAAAGACAAAAGAGCAAAAACTGCATCATATCCTAA